A section of the Rummeliibacillus pycnus genome encodes:
- a CDS encoding carboxylate--amine ligase: MADQPFLPILIGSDMNAYGMARAFYEAYGIKAIVVGRAHLTATQNSSILHFKQVPNLKENFVEEMKKLAKEYEQKDLLLMGCGDDYVKLIIKNKPALEQYFTVPYIDESLMDRILLKENFYKMCEKYNFSYPKTDTCTYETYENFQVKFNYPIIIKASNSVAYWACKFPGKKKVFVAHDEAEKDAILKAIYSSSYKDHLIIQEFIPGDDSYMRVLNAYVATDGKVKLMCLGNPILEEHSPEGIGSYAAIITTYDKDLMDQVRSFLEDIGFTGIANFDMKYDYRDGKYKLFEINLRNGRSSYYVTAAGYNLMKYVADDRMLHLQQDLTYANNEHLWTIIPNGVLFKYAQNNELKAKARQLIKEGKVTNSLFYKEDMNFKRWYKLTLNSLNYYRKYKKYFNKKGLS; the protein is encoded by the coding sequence ATGGCAGATCAACCATTTTTACCAATATTAATCGGCTCAGATATGAATGCATATGGTATGGCACGTGCTTTTTATGAAGCATATGGCATCAAAGCAATTGTAGTTGGACGAGCACATTTAACAGCAACACAAAATAGTTCTATTCTACACTTCAAACAAGTTCCAAACTTAAAAGAAAATTTTGTAGAGGAAATGAAAAAATTAGCAAAAGAGTACGAACAAAAAGACTTACTACTAATGGGTTGTGGCGACGACTATGTTAAACTCATTATTAAAAATAAACCTGCTCTTGAACAATATTTCACAGTTCCTTATATTGATGAATCTTTAATGGACCGCATTTTACTAAAAGAAAACTTCTATAAAATGTGCGAAAAATATAACTTCAGTTACCCTAAAACAGATACTTGTACGTATGAAACATACGAAAACTTCCAGGTGAAATTTAACTACCCAATCATTATTAAAGCATCTAACTCTGTTGCATATTGGGCTTGTAAATTCCCTGGTAAGAAGAAAGTATTCGTAGCACATGATGAAGCTGAAAAAGATGCTATTTTAAAAGCAATTTATAGCTCTTCTTACAAAGACCACTTAATCATTCAAGAATTCATCCCTGGTGATGATTCATATATGCGCGTATTAAATGCATATGTTGCAACAGATGGTAAAGTGAAGCTAATGTGTTTAGGTAATCCAATCCTTGAAGAACATTCTCCAGAAGGTATTGGTAGTTATGCAGCAATTATAACAACATATGATAAAGACTTAATGGATCAAGTTCGATCCTTTTTAGAAGATATTGGTTTCACAGGTATAGCCAATTTTGATATGAAGTATGATTATCGTGATGGTAAATATAAACTATTTGAGATTAACCTACGTAATGGACGTAGTAGTTATTATGTAACGGCAGCAGGATATAATTTAATGAAGTATGTTGCAGATGATCGTATGTTACATTTACAACAAGATTTAACTTATGCAAATAACGAGCATTTATGGACGATCATTCCAAATGGTGTACTATTCAAATATGCACAAAATAATGAGTTAAAAGCAAAAGCTCGTCAATTAATCAAAGAAGGAAAAGTTACAAACTCTTTATTCTACAAAGAGGATATGAATTTTAAACGTTGGTACAAGCTAACATTAAATAGCTTAAATTACTACCGAAAATACAAAAAATATTTTAATAAAAAAGGTCTGTCTTAA
- the asnB gene encoding asparagine synthase (glutamine-hydrolyzing) produces the protein MCGFTGFIGEVSNPDVVLENMMNQIIHRGPDSAGEFTDGLAALGFRRLSIIDLANGSQPLYNEDQSLVLIFNGEIYNFKEIRKDLIAAGHIFKTDTDSEVLLHGYEEYGTKLVQKLRGMFAFVIWDRNKKRLFAARDMFGIKPFYYAHMNGTLLFGSEIKSFLPHPHFEKVLNEQALKPYLTFQFPVLKETFFKGVFKLPAAHYLTFENGKLEITRYWEPKFNPEERPLDQIVEEIDSTVRESIKAHEFSDPDVLVGSFLSSGVDSSYVASVLKPDKTFSVGFSAENFSEVDNAKALSKELGIENVNEVLDPEVCFNKLDEIQYMMDEPHSNPSIVPLYFLAELARKHVKVVLSGEGADELFGGYAEYDELPSMRKYKKIPQFIRRPIAEVAKALPEMRGKHFLMRGGLPVEQTFIGQAHIFEEHEATSILNDKYNHAPTVADIVMPIYKKAAGQDDLTKKQILDLNLWLVDDILLKADKMSMAHSIELRVPFLDREVMKVASKVPSHYRVNEKDTKYAFRQASQRALPDEWAHRKKIGFPVPIRLWLKEDKYYKQIKDTFESPEAAQFFDQQAIVKLLTDHYEGKAKNQRKVWTIYMFLVWYKKYFG, from the coding sequence ATGTGTGGATTTACAGGATTTATCGGTGAGGTTTCAAACCCTGACGTTGTGTTAGAGAATATGATGAACCAAATTATTCACCGTGGGCCAGACTCTGCAGGAGAATTTACAGATGGTCTAGCAGCACTTGGTTTCCGTCGATTAAGTATCATTGACTTAGCAAATGGTAGCCAACCACTGTATAACGAAGATCAATCCTTGGTATTAATCTTCAACGGTGAGATTTACAATTTTAAAGAAATTAGAAAAGATCTTATTGCGGCGGGGCACATTTTCAAAACAGATACAGATAGTGAAGTACTACTACATGGTTATGAAGAATACGGCACAAAATTAGTGCAAAAACTACGTGGTATGTTCGCGTTTGTTATTTGGGATCGTAATAAAAAACGCTTATTCGCAGCTCGTGACATGTTTGGTATTAAACCATTCTATTATGCACATATGAACGGAACTCTATTATTTGGATCCGAAATAAAAAGTTTCTTGCCACATCCACACTTCGAAAAAGTTCTTAATGAACAAGCGTTAAAACCTTACTTAACTTTCCAATTCCCAGTGTTAAAAGAAACTTTCTTCAAAGGTGTTTTCAAATTACCAGCAGCGCATTATTTAACATTTGAAAATGGTAAATTAGAAATTACTCGTTATTGGGAACCAAAATTCAACCCAGAAGAACGTCCACTTGATCAGATTGTGGAAGAAATCGATTCAACAGTTCGTGAATCAATTAAAGCTCACGAATTTTCAGATCCTGACGTACTAGTAGGATCATTCCTATCTTCTGGTGTCGATTCAAGTTATGTTGCATCTGTTTTAAAACCAGATAAAACATTTTCTGTAGGTTTCAGTGCAGAAAACTTCTCAGAAGTTGATAACGCCAAAGCATTATCAAAAGAACTAGGTATTGAAAATGTCAACGAAGTATTAGACCCTGAAGTATGCTTTAACAAACTCGATGAAATTCAATATATGATGGATGAACCACATTCAAACCCATCAATTGTTCCATTATATTTCCTTGCTGAACTTGCACGCAAACATGTAAAAGTAGTTCTTTCAGGTGAAGGTGCTGATGAATTATTCGGTGGTTATGCAGAATATGATGAACTTCCATCAATGCGCAAATATAAAAAAATACCACAATTTATCCGTCGTCCTATCGCAGAAGTAGCAAAAGCTCTACCTGAAATGCGTGGTAAACACTTCTTAATGCGTGGTGGTCTTCCAGTTGAACAAACGTTCATTGGACAAGCACATATCTTTGAAGAACATGAAGCAACGTCAATCTTAAACGATAAATATAATCATGCTCCAACTGTTGCAGATATTGTCATGCCAATTTACAAAAAGGCAGCGGGTCAAGACGATTTAACAAAAAAACAAATATTAGATTTAAATCTATGGTTAGTAGACGACATCTTATTAAAAGCAGATAAAATGAGTATGGCTCATTCCATTGAATTACGTGTACCATTCCTTGACCGTGAAGTAATGAAGGTTGCCTCTAAAGTTCCTTCTCATTATCGTGTGAATGAAAAAGATACAAAATATGCATTCCGTCAAGCTTCACAACGTGCATTACCAGATGAATGGGCACATCGTAAGAAAATTGGTTTCCCAGTACCAATCCGTTTATGGTTGAAAGAAGATAAATACTACAAACAAATTAAAGATACATTTGAATCACCTGAAGCAGCACAATTCTTTGACCAACAAGCAATTGTAAAGTTACTAACAGACCATTACGAAGGAAAAGCGAAAAATCAACGTAAAGTTTGGACAATTTACATGTTCTTAGTATGGTACAAAAAATATTTCGGCTAA
- the cuyB gene encoding cysteate racemase: MEKKVLGIIGGVGPLATMLLGETIVRRTKAFSDQEHIHFIIDNDTRIPDRTAYILDHSNPNPLPVMVEDANKLANAGADIICIPCNTAHKFYDDLQAGSPVPVLHMIRETAKKAHLLNAKRVGVLGTIGTLTSNMYQDALIDEGIEPVVPDEAMQHDLMTVIYDYVKAGKKISKEQWQPIETAMKNAGCDHIILGCTELSVVNRELALDDTYIDALIVLAECAITNCGYELLD; the protein is encoded by the coding sequence ATGGAAAAGAAAGTACTTGGCATTATTGGAGGCGTAGGACCGCTAGCAACAATGTTACTTGGTGAAACAATTGTACGTAGGACGAAAGCATTTAGTGATCAGGAGCATATACATTTTATTATTGATAATGATACACGTATTCCTGATAGAACGGCCTATATACTGGACCATTCCAATCCAAATCCTTTACCAGTTATGGTTGAGGATGCAAATAAGCTTGCTAATGCGGGCGCAGATATAATTTGCATTCCTTGTAACACGGCGCATAAGTTTTACGATGATTTACAAGCAGGATCTCCAGTTCCTGTGTTGCATATGATTCGAGAAACAGCGAAAAAAGCACATCTATTAAATGCAAAACGTGTAGGAGTACTTGGTACAATTGGTACTCTGACATCCAATATGTATCAAGATGCTTTGATCGATGAAGGTATAGAGCCTGTTGTTCCAGATGAAGCAATGCAGCATGATCTTATGACAGTAATTTATGACTATGTAAAAGCAGGCAAGAAAATTTCTAAAGAGCAATGGCAACCAATTGAAACAGCTATGAAAAATGCAGGATGTGACCATATTATTTTAGGTTGTACAGAATTATCAGTCGTAAATCGTGAGTTAGCATTAGACGATACGTATATAGATGCATTGATTGTATTAGCTGAATGTGCAATTACTAATTGTGGTTATGAATTATTAGACTAA
- a CDS encoding DEAD/DEAH box helicase, translating into MSFLNLLNEDLQKKWTFPSTMPIQDQMIPALLDGKDVVAESPTGTGKTLAYLLPILQKVEGTKKATQALIVAPSQELCMQIVEVIRTWIAGTNITVVPLIGGANPQRQIEKLKKKPTIAVGTPGRLNELVNEKKLKLHELTTIVLDEGDQLLSRDYRVIVKSFIDGADHDRQVAVVSATITDEIELVAKRMLHDPIRLQVKLDDTLSGGKVVHSFIKLQERDKTEFLRKLSHVSGVRGLAFINNLDQVLMKKSKLEFRNAPIVALHSEMKKEERKASLDSFRKGEARILIATDIAARGLDIEGLTHVIHVDVPYTKEQYVHRSGRTGRAGADGEVITLLSYHEEQAYHKRVRELSIKPVEKIWSNGKLIEGHAEIKQVRKLNKPNGEMQKTTKKRNESSSFGSSFKDSGEKKYFAKKSKKTNKKRGN; encoded by the coding sequence ATGTCATTCTTAAATTTACTGAATGAAGATTTACAAAAAAAGTGGACTTTCCCATCCACAATGCCAATTCAAGATCAAATGATTCCAGCATTATTAGATGGAAAAGACGTAGTAGCTGAATCCCCAACAGGGACTGGGAAAACGTTAGCCTATCTTTTACCGATTCTACAAAAAGTAGAAGGTACAAAAAAAGCAACGCAAGCATTAATTGTCGCTCCATCCCAAGAATTATGTATGCAAATAGTTGAAGTGATTCGTACATGGATTGCTGGTACAAATATTACTGTTGTTCCGCTAATTGGTGGAGCAAATCCACAACGTCAAATCGAAAAGTTAAAGAAGAAGCCAACCATTGCAGTTGGTACACCAGGACGACTAAATGAGCTAGTGAATGAGAAAAAATTAAAGCTTCACGAGTTAACGACAATTGTTTTAGACGAGGGCGATCAATTACTAAGCAGAGATTATCGTGTTATTGTAAAATCGTTTATTGATGGAGCAGACCATGATCGTCAAGTAGCAGTCGTTTCTGCAACTATAACTGATGAGATTGAGTTAGTAGCAAAACGTATGCTTCATGATCCTATACGTTTACAAGTGAAACTTGATGATACGTTATCAGGAGGAAAGGTTGTTCATTCCTTTATAAAACTTCAAGAACGAGATAAAACAGAATTTTTGCGTAAATTATCACATGTATCAGGTGTTAGAGGTCTTGCATTTATTAACAATTTAGATCAAGTATTAATGAAAAAATCGAAGCTTGAATTCCGTAATGCGCCAATAGTGGCACTACACTCGGAGATGAAAAAAGAAGAAAGAAAAGCTTCCTTAGATAGTTTTCGAAAAGGGGAAGCTCGTATTTTAATTGCAACGGATATAGCAGCAAGAGGCTTAGATATTGAAGGATTAACACATGTAATACACGTAGATGTTCCATATACAAAAGAACAATATGTCCATCGTTCTGGGCGTACAGGACGTGCTGGAGCAGATGGGGAGGTTATCACATTACTTTCTTATCATGAAGAACAAGCTTATCACAAACGTGTACGTGAATTATCCATTAAACCAGTTGAAAAAATATGGTCAAATGGGAAACTTATAGAAGGCCATGCAGAGATTAAACAAGTCCGAAAACTAAATAAGCCAAATGGTGAAATGCAAAAAACAACTAAAAAAAGAAATGAAAGTAGCTCATTTGGAAGTTCCTTCAAGGATTCTGGAGAGAAAAAGTATTTTGCAAAGAAATCTAAAAAAACGAATAAGAAACGAGGTAATTAA
- a CDS encoding C39 family peptidase, translating into MLFLSISGGCSSILPAKEEEMDEGIKVLIVAFGSREPIPDMKVSVRDLNTDKLVTTATGDSEGEVTLKGLQTGHRYLFVPSSEDDINGKQKPNDVAKVVNVKKDTSYVVLETYYQKENQRLDVPVILQKPQLPHGCEITAMTAAFNYYGLNLNKMRMAKKYLPTKEVIDKDGKRIGPDPNKAYAGNPANELTGTYAFAPVITKTAKKVAHDYKTDLKVTNLTGASEKNIIEKVQQGIPVMMWVTLDLSKPKKKEGWYIENTNKKPKMYLNLHVVVLTGYEDNKVIVMDPLHGYVSHDATKFFSSFKDMGSQAIAIEK; encoded by the coding sequence ATGCTTTTTTTAAGTATTTCAGGAGGCTGTTCTAGTATTCTACCTGCAAAAGAAGAGGAAATGGACGAAGGAATCAAGGTGCTAATTGTTGCTTTTGGAAGTAGGGAACCAATTCCTGATATGAAAGTTAGTGTACGTGATTTGAACACTGACAAACTAGTTACAACTGCAACAGGTGATTCTGAAGGAGAAGTTACGTTAAAAGGTTTACAGACAGGTCATCGTTATTTATTTGTTCCATCTTCTGAAGATGACATTAATGGTAAGCAAAAACCAAATGATGTAGCAAAGGTTGTAAATGTCAAGAAAGATACATCTTATGTCGTACTTGAAACATACTATCAAAAAGAAAATCAACGACTCGATGTACCTGTCATCTTACAAAAACCACAACTTCCACATGGTTGTGAAATTACTGCAATGACGGCTGCCTTTAACTACTATGGTCTAAACCTCAATAAAATGAGGATGGCGAAAAAATATCTACCAACAAAAGAAGTCATCGATAAAGATGGAAAAAGAATTGGTCCAGATCCAAATAAAGCTTATGCGGGTAATCCTGCAAATGAATTAACTGGTACATACGCCTTTGCCCCTGTTATTACAAAAACAGCCAAAAAAGTAGCACATGACTATAAAACCGATTTAAAAGTAACCAATCTTACAGGTGCAAGTGAAAAAAATATAATTGAAAAAGTCCAGCAGGGTATTCCTGTTATGATGTGGGTAACGCTTGATTTATCGAAGCCTAAGAAAAAAGAAGGATGGTATATTGAGAATACTAATAAGAAACCAAAAATGTATCTCAATTTACATGTTGTTGTTTTAACAGGCTATGAAGATAACAAAGTAATTGTAATGGACCCATTACATGGTTATGTTTCACATGATGCGACAAAATTCTTTTCTAGTTTCAAGGATATGGGGTCGCAAGCTATCGCAATTGAAAAGTAA